In Bradyrhizobium sp. CCBAU 051011, the following are encoded in one genomic region:
- the parC gene encoding DNA topoisomerase IV subunit A, whose translation MGKRQLPPEEPAEIHEVMLRDALEERYLAYALSTIMHRALPDARDGLKPVHRRILYGMRLLRLDPGTPFKKSAKIVGDVMGSFHPHGDQAIYDAMVRLAQDFSSRYPLVDGQGNFGNIDGDNPAAYRYTEARMTEVARLLLEGIDEDGVEFRANYDGQSKEPVVLPGGFPNLLANGAQGIAVGMATSIPPHNAAELCDAALHLIDKPEAKSKALLKWVKGPDFPTGGIIVDSKESIAEAYMTGRGSFRTRAKWTQEEGARGTWVVVITEIPWLVQKSRLVEKIAELLNEKKLPLVGDVRDESAEDVRLIIEPKSRAVDPALMMESLFRLTELESKISLNLNVLIKGKIPKVVGLAECLREWLDHLRDVLVRRSNYRKTQIENRLEILGGYLIAYLNIDKVIKIIRTEDEPKPALIKAFKLTEVQADAILNMRLRSLRKLEEFEIRTEDKNLRNELKGIKSLLGSEAEQWSKVGEQVRKVRDIFGPKTPLGKRRTQFADAPEHDLAAIEEAFVEREPVTVVISEKGWVRTLKGHVEDISGLAFKTDDKLDHAFFAETTSKLLLFATNGKFYSLDVAKLPGGRGHGEPIRMFIDLEQDAAIVSLFVNKGERKFLIASSEGQGFVVKEEDCVSNTRKGKQVLNVTMPNEACAIATVQGDTVAAIGTNHKMVLFPLDQVPEMARGRGVRLQKYSSAKLSDVAVFEFKAGLTWKDSAGREQSMSAKELSDWRGTRADAGRLAHGLPKSNKFLRGVE comes from the coding sequence ATGGGAAAACGACAGCTGCCGCCGGAAGAGCCGGCCGAAATCCACGAGGTGATGCTGCGCGATGCGCTGGAAGAGCGCTATCTCGCCTACGCGCTCTCGACCATCATGCACCGCGCCTTGCCGGACGCCCGCGACGGGCTGAAGCCGGTGCACCGGCGCATCCTCTACGGCATGCGCCTGCTACGGCTCGATCCGGGCACGCCGTTCAAGAAGTCCGCAAAGATCGTCGGCGACGTGATGGGCTCGTTCCATCCGCACGGCGACCAGGCGATCTACGACGCCATGGTGCGTCTCGCCCAGGATTTCTCCTCGCGCTACCCGCTGGTCGACGGCCAGGGCAACTTTGGCAATATCGACGGCGATAACCCGGCCGCCTACCGCTACACCGAAGCGCGCATGACCGAGGTCGCGCGGCTCTTGCTCGAGGGCATCGACGAGGACGGCGTCGAGTTCCGCGCCAATTACGATGGCCAGAGCAAGGAGCCGGTGGTTCTGCCCGGCGGCTTCCCGAACCTGCTTGCCAACGGCGCGCAGGGCATCGCAGTCGGCATGGCGACCTCGATCCCGCCGCACAACGCCGCCGAGCTCTGCGACGCCGCGCTGCATCTGATCGACAAGCCCGAGGCGAAATCCAAGGCGCTGCTGAAATGGGTCAAGGGCCCGGACTTCCCAACCGGCGGTATCATCGTCGACTCAAAGGAAAGTATCGCCGAAGCCTACATGACCGGGCGCGGCTCGTTCCGCACCCGCGCCAAGTGGACCCAGGAAGAGGGCGCCCGCGGCACATGGGTCGTCGTCATCACCGAGATCCCGTGGCTGGTGCAGAAATCCCGGCTGGTCGAAAAGATCGCCGAACTGCTCAACGAGAAGAAGCTGCCGCTGGTCGGCGACGTCAGGGACGAATCCGCCGAGGACGTTCGCCTGATCATCGAGCCGAAATCCCGCGCGGTCGATCCCGCGCTGATGATGGAATCGCTGTTCCGGCTCACCGAGCTCGAGAGCAAGATTTCGCTGAACCTCAACGTGCTGATCAAGGGCAAGATCCCCAAGGTGGTGGGGCTTGCGGAGTGCTTGCGCGAATGGCTCGACCATCTGCGCGACGTGCTGGTGCGCCGCTCCAACTACCGCAAGACCCAGATCGAGAACCGGCTCGAAATCCTCGGCGGTTACCTGATCGCCTATCTGAACATCGACAAGGTGATCAAGATCATCCGTACCGAGGATGAGCCGAAGCCGGCGCTGATCAAGGCGTTCAAGCTCACCGAAGTCCAGGCCGACGCCATCCTCAACATGCGCCTGCGCAGCTTGCGCAAGCTCGAGGAATTCGAGATCCGCACCGAGGACAAGAACCTTCGCAACGAATTGAAGGGCATCAAGTCGCTGCTCGGCTCCGAAGCCGAGCAATGGTCCAAGGTCGGCGAGCAGGTCCGGAAAGTACGCGACATCTTCGGGCCGAAGACGCCGCTCGGCAAGCGCCGCACCCAGTTCGCCGACGCGCCCGAGCACGATCTCGCCGCGATCGAGGAAGCCTTTGTCGAGCGCGAGCCGGTGACGGTCGTGATCTCCGAGAAGGGCTGGGTCCGGACGCTGAAGGGCCATGTCGAGGATATCTCGGGCCTTGCCTTCAAGACCGACGACAAGCTCGACCACGCCTTCTTCGCCGAGACAACGTCGAAGCTGCTGCTGTTCGCCACCAACGGCAAGTTCTACTCGCTCGACGTCGCCAAGCTGCCGGGCGGCCGCGGCCATGGCGAGCCGATCCGCATGTTCATCGACCTCGAGCAGGACGCAGCCATCGTGTCGCTGTTCGTCAACAAGGGCGAGCGCAAGTTCCTGATCGCGAGCAGCGAGGGCCAGGGTTTTGTGGTCAAGGAAGAGGACTGCGTCAGCAATACCCGCAAGGGCAAGCAGGTGCTCAACGTCACCATGCCGAACGAGGCCTGCGCGATTGCGACCGTGCAGGGCGACACCGTCGCCGCGATCGGCACCAACCACAAGATGGTGCTGTTCCCGCTCGACCAGGTCCCGGAGATGGCGCGTGGCCGCGGCGTGCGGCTGCAGAAATATTCCAGCGCCAAATTGTCCGACGTCGCCGTGTTCGAGTTCAAGGCTGGATTGACCTGGAAGGACTCCGCCGGCCGCGAGCAGAGCATGAGCGCCAAGGAATTGTCCGACTGGCGCGGCACCCGCGCCGACGCCGGCCGCCTCGCACACGGCCTGCCGAAGTCGAACAAGTTTTTGCGCGGGGTGGAGTAG
- the recO gene encoding DNA repair protein RecO: protein MEWTDEGIVLGVRRHGESSAIVELLTREHGRHLGLVRGGAGSRMRPLLQPGNSVTAVWRARLDEHLGTYAIEGTRLRAATLLASSHAVYGVTHLASLARLLPERDPHEDIYEMLDRTLDDFDDAGGAAAHLIRFELAMLAELGFGLDLENCAATGETTDLIYVSPKSGGAVSRAAGEPYRDRLLRLPAFLREGEGGPNSWSDQDLQDGFRLTGLFLLRHVLEPRGQGHSDARDGFINAVTRHRARISSSA, encoded by the coding sequence ATGGAATGGACCGACGAGGGCATCGTGCTTGGCGTGCGGCGGCATGGCGAATCCTCCGCCATCGTCGAGCTGTTGACCCGCGAACACGGCCGCCACCTTGGCCTCGTGCGCGGCGGCGCCGGATCGCGGATGCGGCCACTGCTGCAGCCCGGCAACAGCGTCACCGCGGTGTGGCGGGCGCGGCTCGACGAGCATCTCGGCACCTATGCCATCGAAGGCACGCGGCTGCGCGCGGCGACGCTGCTGGCATCCTCGCATGCGGTCTATGGCGTCACCCATCTGGCCTCGCTGGCGCGGCTGTTGCCGGAGCGCGACCCGCATGAGGACATCTACGAGATGCTCGACCGCACGCTGGACGATTTTGACGATGCCGGCGGCGCGGCGGCCCATCTGATCCGGTTCGAACTCGCGATGCTGGCCGAGCTCGGCTTCGGCCTCGACCTGGAAAACTGTGCGGCCACCGGCGAGACGACGGACCTGATCTACGTCTCGCCGAAATCCGGCGGCGCGGTGTCGCGCGCGGCCGGCGAGCCCTATCGGGACCGGCTATTGCGGCTGCCGGCCTTCCTGCGCGAAGGCGAGGGCGGCCCCAACAGCTGGTCGGATCAGGACCTGCAGGACGGGTTTCGGCTGACCGGCCTGTTCCTGCTCCGCCACGTGCTGGAGCCGCGCGGGCAGGGCCATTCCGATGCGAGGGACGGGTTCATCAACGCGGTGACCCGGCATCGGGCCCGAATCAGCTCGTCAGCTTGA
- a CDS encoding acyltransferase gives MLDLLRTGAAQMVCVGHAVIFFAGGFNERWPLPQNAGVALFFILSGFLITYTLVERSKNPSYGFGTFLIERTARIYSGLIPALALVIIVDGIVLHFVNDPSISAAYDLRTLLVNLAMFEGYRGSLSEFSITQWRQFGSASPLWTLAIEWHIYLFVAAIFFMGMKTSTIPLLVPVAILFGQVPSHHIFYPFQTDGVGQGLFIAWLLGAYVYFISRRIRIHPLAAAGMAVVALAYYLLSTHAGGEYKLTSYLALAIFILFLVQASQATRIIGSPRVATAIRFCAGYSFTLYLIHHTLMYAVLLLGYRGSTVAIGMILISNVVAAAMAIPTEMKHKTIARFLSRLATATAEEARRRSAAILNLSRRCVQRCRVQECDKQEEAKKPSTIRHA, from the coding sequence ATGCTTGACCTGCTGCGCACCGGCGCGGCCCAGATGGTTTGCGTCGGCCACGCCGTCATTTTTTTTGCAGGCGGATTCAATGAACGCTGGCCTCTTCCCCAAAATGCCGGCGTCGCGCTGTTTTTCATTCTGTCTGGATTCCTGATCACCTACACCCTCGTCGAGCGCTCGAAGAACCCGTCATATGGCTTTGGAACATTCCTGATCGAGCGGACGGCTCGCATCTATTCCGGCCTGATTCCGGCCCTGGCGCTGGTGATCATCGTCGACGGCATCGTCCTCCACTTTGTCAACGATCCTTCGATCTCCGCTGCCTATGATCTGCGAACGCTTCTGGTGAACCTTGCCATGTTCGAAGGGTACCGCGGCAGCCTGAGCGAATTTTCCATTACGCAGTGGCGGCAGTTTGGATCCGCGAGCCCGCTTTGGACCCTGGCGATCGAGTGGCACATCTACCTCTTTGTCGCCGCCATCTTCTTCATGGGCATGAAGACGTCCACGATTCCGCTGCTGGTTCCGGTCGCGATCCTGTTCGGCCAAGTGCCGTCCCACCACATCTTCTATCCGTTCCAGACCGACGGCGTCGGCCAGGGACTGTTCATTGCATGGCTTCTGGGCGCCTACGTCTATTTCATCAGCCGGCGCATCAGGATACATCCTCTGGCCGCGGCAGGGATGGCTGTCGTTGCCCTTGCCTATTATCTGCTGTCGACGCACGCCGGCGGCGAATATAAGCTCACCTCCTATTTGGCGCTCGCCATCTTCATCCTCTTTTTGGTCCAGGCCTCGCAGGCCACACGCATCATCGGATCACCTCGCGTCGCCACCGCAATCCGGTTTTGCGCCGGTTATTCCTTCACGCTGTATCTGATCCATCATACGCTGATGTACGCAGTGCTTCTTCTGGGCTATCGCGGAAGCACCGTCGCGATCGGCATGATCCTCATTTCCAACGTGGTTGCGGCCGCGATGGCAATCCCGACCGAGATGAAGCACAAAACGATTGCACGCTTTCTGTCGCGGCTGGCAACCGCCACCGCCGAGGAGGCACGCCGCAGGAGCGCCGCAATTCTCAATCTCTCACGCAGGTGTGTGCAACGCTGCCGTGTCCAGGAGTGCGACAAGCAGGAAGAAGCGAAGAAGCCCTCGACAATACGGCATGCCTGA
- the era gene encoding GTPase Era encodes MTVEPAPGASTETRCGFVALIGAPNVGKSTLVNALVGSKVTIVSRKVQTTRALIRGIVIEDNAQIILVDTPGIFSPKRRLDRAMVSTAWSGAHDADLVCVLLDAKAGIDEEAEAILSKLATVQHPKILVLNKIDLIPREKLLALAQAANERMKFEHTFMISALSGDGVDDLRKTLAKGVPAGPFHYPEDQMSDAPLRHLAAEITREKIYRQLHQELPYQSTVETDTWTERKDKSVRIEQTIFVERESQRKIVLGKGGATIKSIGAESRKEIAEILGVPVHLFLFVKVRENWGDDPDRYREMGLEFPKE; translated from the coding sequence ATGACAGTTGAACCCGCACCCGGCGCGTCCACCGAGACCCGCTGCGGCTTCGTCGCGCTGATCGGCGCCCCCAATGTCGGCAAGTCGACATTGGTCAACGCGCTGGTCGGCTCCAAAGTCACGATCGTCTCGCGCAAGGTGCAGACCACGCGCGCGCTGATACGCGGCATCGTGATCGAGGACAATGCGCAGATCATCCTGGTCGATACGCCCGGCATCTTCTCGCCGAAGCGGCGGCTCGACCGCGCCATGGTCTCCACCGCCTGGAGTGGCGCGCATGACGCCGATCTCGTCTGCGTGCTGCTCGACGCCAAGGCCGGAATCGACGAGGAAGCCGAGGCGATCCTGAGCAAGCTGGCAACGGTGCAGCATCCGAAAATCCTGGTCCTGAACAAGATCGACCTGATCCCGCGCGAAAAGTTGTTGGCGCTGGCGCAGGCCGCCAACGAGCGCATGAAGTTCGAGCACACTTTCATGATCTCGGCGCTGTCGGGCGACGGCGTCGATGACCTGCGCAAGACGCTGGCGAAGGGCGTGCCGGCGGGACCGTTTCACTACCCCGAGGACCAGATGTCGGATGCGCCGCTGCGGCACCTGGCAGCCGAAATCACCCGGGAAAAGATCTATCGCCAACTCCACCAGGAACTGCCGTATCAGTCGACCGTTGAGACCGACACCTGGACAGAGCGCAAGGACAAGTCGGTCCGGATCGAGCAGACGATCTTTGTCGAGCGCGAGAGCCAGCGCAAGATCGTGCTCGGCAAGGGCGGCGCCACCATCAAGTCGATCGGCGCGGAGTCGCGCAAGGAGATCGCGGAGATCCTGGGCGTACCCGTGCACCTGTTCCTGTTCGTCAAGGTGCGCGAGAACTGGGGCGACGACCCCGATCGCTACCGGGAAATGGGACTGGAATTCCCCAAGGAATGA
- the rnc gene encoding ribonuclease III → MNDETATIPDAPASGEASPPADAPSVATPKKKRGKAGAKAAAAAIEGRIGYKFSDPALLTTAFTHVSALKPATRHRADSYQRLEFLGDHVLGLIISDMLYRAYPRADEGELSKRLADLVRKESCADVAKSLGLLDDIKLGAVGAGAGARLRKSVLGDICEAVIGAIYLDGGYAAASQFVERNWLERMRKPRRPLRDPKTVLQEWAQSKGLPTPVYREIERTGPHHDPQFRVAVDLPGLAPAEGVGGSKRAAEKVAASVMIQREGVGGGSNDS, encoded by the coding sequence ATGAACGACGAGACCGCGACCATTCCCGACGCACCGGCCTCAGGCGAGGCGAGTCCGCCGGCGGATGCGCCGAGCGTCGCTACGCCGAAGAAGAAGCGCGGCAAGGCTGGGGCCAAGGCTGCGGCCGCTGCGATCGAGGGCCGCATCGGCTACAAGTTCTCCGATCCGGCGCTGCTGACGACGGCGTTCACGCATGTCTCCGCCCTGAAACCCGCGACCCGCCATCGCGCCGACAGCTATCAGCGGCTGGAATTCCTCGGCGATCACGTGCTCGGGCTGATCATCTCCGACATGCTGTATCGAGCCTATCCGCGGGCCGACGAGGGCGAATTGTCGAAGCGGCTCGCCGATCTCGTGCGCAAGGAGAGTTGCGCCGACGTCGCCAAGTCGCTCGGGCTGCTCGATGACATCAAGCTCGGCGCGGTCGGCGCGGGGGCCGGTGCGCGTCTGCGCAAATCGGTGCTCGGCGATATCTGCGAGGCGGTGATCGGGGCGATCTATCTCGACGGCGGCTATGCGGCGGCGTCGCAATTCGTCGAGCGAAACTGGCTGGAACGGATGCGCAAGCCGCGCCGGCCGCTGCGCGATCCCAAAACGGTGTTGCAGGAATGGGCCCAGAGCAAGGGCTTGCCGACGCCGGTCTACCGCGAGATCGAGCGCACCGGGCCGCATCACGACCCGCAATTCCGCGTTGCCGTCGATCTGCCGGGACTGGCGCCCGCGGAGGGCGTCGGCGGCTCCAAGCGCGCCGCCGAGAAGGTCGCCGCTTCCGTGATGATCCAACGCGAAGGCGTCGGTGGCGGCAGCAATGACAGTTGA
- the lepB gene encoding signal peptidase I: MSVTSSTKSESGLGETIRVVIHALLIALVIRTFLFQPFNIPSGSMKATLLVGDYLFVSKYSYGYSHYSIPLSPPLFSGRIFGSEPNRGDIVVFRLPKDDSTDYIKRVIGLPGDRIQMREGLLYINDKPVKRERLSDFIGEDPCGSDATARVKRWKETLPNGVSYESLDCVDNGFYDNTSVYTVPPGHFFMMGDNRDNSTDSRVLSAVGYVPFENIVGRAQMIFFSIAEGEHAWMFWRWPTAVRWNRLFTIVR, encoded by the coding sequence ATGAGCGTGACCTCCAGCACAAAATCTGAAAGCGGCTTGGGCGAAACCATCCGCGTCGTCATCCATGCTCTCCTGATCGCGCTGGTGATCCGCACCTTCCTGTTCCAGCCGTTTAACATTCCCTCAGGGTCGATGAAGGCGACGCTGCTGGTCGGCGATTACCTGTTCGTCTCGAAATATTCCTACGGCTATAGCCACTACTCCATTCCGTTGTCGCCGCCTCTGTTCTCGGGGCGTATCTTCGGCTCCGAGCCGAACCGGGGCGACATCGTGGTGTTCCGCCTGCCGAAGGATGACTCCACCGACTACATCAAGCGGGTGATCGGCCTGCCGGGCGACCGCATCCAGATGCGGGAAGGGCTGCTCTACATCAACGACAAGCCGGTCAAGCGCGAGCGGCTTTCCGATTTCATCGGCGAAGACCCCTGCGGCTCCGACGCCACCGCGCGCGTCAAGCGCTGGAAGGAAACGCTGCCGAACGGCGTCAGCTATGAATCGCTCGATTGCGTCGACAACGGCTTCTACGACAACACCAGCGTCTACACCGTGCCCCCCGGCCACTTCTTCATGATGGGCGACAACCGCGACAACTCGACCGACAGCCGCGTGCTGTCGGCCGTCGGCTACGTGCCGTTCGAGAATATCGTCGGCCGGGCGCAGATGATCTTCTTCTCCATTGCCGAGGGCGAACACGCATGGATGTTCTGGCGTTGGCCGACCGCGGTGCGTTGGAATCGCCTATTCACAATCGTGCGATGA
- the acpS gene encoding holo-ACP synthase — MIIGIGSDLVDITRVAKVIERHGDRFLDRIFTDAERAKAARRANNEKMVVATYAKRFAAKEACSKALGTGIRRGVWWRDMGVVNLPGGRPTMKLTGGALARLEALTPEGFEARIDLSITDDWPLAQAFVIISAVTPGKS; from the coding sequence ATGATCATCGGCATCGGTTCCGACCTGGTCGACATCACCCGGGTTGCCAAGGTGATCGAGCGTCACGGCGACCGCTTCCTCGACCGCATCTTCACCGACGCCGAGCGCGCCAAAGCGGCGCGCCGGGCCAACAACGAAAAGATGGTGGTCGCGACCTACGCCAAGCGATTCGCCGCCAAGGAGGCCTGCTCCAAGGCGCTCGGCACCGGCATCCGACGCGGCGTTTGGTGGCGGGACATGGGGGTGGTCAACCTGCCCGGGGGCCGGCCGACCATGAAACTCACCGGCGGCGCGCTGGCCCGGCTGGAAGCGCTGACGCCGGAGGGGTTCGAGGCGCGGATCGATCTGTCGATCACCGATGACTGGCCGCTGGCGCAGGCCTTCGTCATAATTTCGGCGGTCACGCCCGGCAAATCATGA
- a CDS encoding pyridoxine 5'-phosphate synthase, with the protein MPVPPLRLGVNVDHVATLRNARGGERPDPVRAALAAIEAGADGITAHLREDRRHIRDSDMARLKAEISKPLNFEMAATEDMLRISLATKPHAVCLVPERREELTTEGGLDVVGQHNALAPFIARLNDAGIRVSLFIAADPRQIEMAAKLRAPVIEIHTGGWCDAVVDGHAAKAEAEWQRIVKGAALGRAAGLEVHAGHGLDYQTAETISALPEIAELNIGYFMMGEALFVGLGETVRQMRAAMDRGRQKIAGRP; encoded by the coding sequence ATGCCCGTTCCTCCGCTCCGCCTCGGCGTCAATGTCGACCACGTCGCAACCCTTCGCAACGCGCGGGGCGGCGAGCGGCCGGATCCGGTGCGGGCCGCGCTCGCCGCGATCGAGGCCGGCGCCGACGGCATCACCGCGCATCTGCGCGAGGACCGCCGTCATATCCGCGACAGCGACATGGCGCGCCTGAAGGCCGAGATTTCGAAGCCGCTGAATTTCGAGATGGCGGCGACCGAGGACATGCTGCGGATTTCGCTCGCCACAAAACCCCATGCCGTTTGCCTGGTGCCGGAGCGGCGCGAAGAACTCACCACCGAGGGCGGGCTCGACGTGGTCGGCCAGCACAATGCGCTGGCGCCGTTCATCGCCCGGCTGAATGACGCCGGCATCCGGGTGTCGCTGTTCATCGCCGCCGACCCCCGGCAGATCGAGATGGCGGCAAAGTTGCGCGCGCCGGTTATTGAGATCCATACCGGCGGGTGGTGCGATGCCGTGGTCGACGGCCATGCGGCAAAGGCCGAAGCGGAATGGCAGCGAATCGTCAAGGGGGCCGCTTTGGGCCGCGCCGCGGGGCTGGAGGTCCATGCCGGCCACGGGCTCGACTACCAGACCGCCGAGACGATTTCCGCGCTGCCCGAGATCGCCGAACTCAACATCGGCTATTTCATGATGGGGGAGGCGCTGTTCGTGGGCCTCGGCGAGACCGTGCGGCAAATGCGCGCCGCGATGGACCGTGGCCGCCAGAAGATTGCGGGCCGGCCATGA
- a CDS encoding bifunctional (p)ppGpp synthetase/guanosine-3',5'-bis(diphosphate) 3'-pyrophosphohydrolase gives MAYWRRSSRQMQAATGGVAVAPTSPVAEKPKSPRSRMMRQYDLVERVRSYNPDTNEDLLNRAYVYAMKAHGTQTRASGDPYFSHPLEVAAILTNLKLDDATIVAALLHDTIEDTEATRAEIDNIFGHEIGALVEGLTKLKRLELVSREAKQAENLRKLLLAIADDVRVLLIKLADRLHNMRTLEFVPHASRRRIAEETLDIYAPLAGRMGMHEMREELEDLSFHVLDPEAYAVVKQRLDALADRNRNLIGEIESQLSKNLQKNGIIARVYGRRKQPFSIWTKMERKSIGFEQLSDIYGFRIILSEIEDCYAALGVVHTTWPVVPGRFKDYISTPKQNDYRSLHTTVIGPGNQRVELQIRTEEMNQIAEFGIAAHAFYKEGAGSPTERLKHESNAFAWLRHTVGILSESANPEEFLEHTKLELFHDQVFCFTPKGKLIALPRQANVIDFAYAVHTDVGNSAVGCKINGKFAPLSSELQNGDEVEVLTSKAQSAPPSAWESLAITGKARAAIRRATRTAVRDQYAGLGRRIVDRLFARAKIEYADDKLTGALPRLARTSIEDVMASVGRGELKASDVARAMYPDYKEERLVKYGAKKSLAVKLKLKSEPHPARSTSVIPVRGINSDLPVKFAPNGGAVPGDRIVGIVTPGEGITIYPIQSPALKDFEEEPERWLDVRWDIDETMPQRFPARILVHNVNEPGSLAQVATVIAEHDGNIDNISMSRRSPDFTELTIDLEVYDLKHLSAIIAQLRAKAVVAKVERVNG, from the coding sequence ATGGCGTATTGGCGCCGCAGCTCAAGGCAGATGCAGGCCGCAACCGGTGGGGTCGCGGTCGCCCCGACATCGCCGGTGGCGGAGAAGCCGAAATCGCCGCGCTCGCGCATGATGCGCCAATATGACCTGGTCGAGCGCGTCCGCTCGTACAACCCTGATACCAACGAAGACCTGCTCAACCGCGCCTACGTCTACGCCATGAAGGCGCACGGCACCCAGACGCGCGCGTCCGGCGATCCCTATTTCTCGCATCCGCTCGAGGTCGCGGCGATCCTGACTAACCTCAAGCTCGACGACGCCACCATCGTGGCGGCGCTGCTGCACGACACTATCGAGGATACCGAGGCGACGCGGGCCGAGATCGACAACATCTTCGGCCACGAGATCGGCGCGCTGGTGGAGGGGCTCACCAAGCTGAAGCGGCTGGAGCTGGTCTCGCGGGAAGCCAAGCAGGCCGAGAACCTGCGCAAGCTCCTGCTCGCGATCGCCGACGACGTCCGCGTGCTCCTGATCAAGCTCGCCGATCGCCTGCACAACATGCGCACGCTGGAATTCGTGCCGCACGCCTCGCGCCGCCGCATCGCTGAGGAGACGCTCGACATCTATGCGCCGCTCGCCGGTCGCATGGGTATGCACGAGATGCGCGAGGAGCTGGAAGATCTGTCCTTCCACGTGCTCGATCCCGAAGCGTATGCAGTAGTGAAGCAGCGGCTCGACGCGCTCGCCGACCGCAACCGCAATCTGATCGGCGAGATCGAAAGCCAGCTTTCCAAGAACCTGCAGAAGAACGGGATCATCGCGCGCGTCTATGGCCGGCGCAAGCAACCGTTCTCGATCTGGACCAAGATGGAGCGCAAGTCGATCGGCTTTGAGCAATTGTCCGACATCTACGGCTTCCGCATTATCCTGAGCGAAATCGAAGACTGCTACGCCGCGCTCGGCGTGGTGCACACCACCTGGCCCGTGGTGCCGGGTCGCTTCAAGGACTACATCTCGACGCCGAAGCAGAACGACTACCGCTCGCTCCACACCACCGTGATCGGTCCCGGCAACCAGCGCGTCGAATTGCAGATCCGCACCGAGGAGATGAATCAGATCGCGGAATTCGGCATCGCCGCGCATGCCTTCTACAAGGAGGGCGCAGGCTCGCCGACCGAGCGGCTCAAGCACGAATCCAACGCCTTTGCCTGGCTCCGTCACACCGTCGGCATCCTCTCCGAAAGCGCCAATCCGGAAGAGTTTCTGGAGCACACCAAGCTGGAGCTGTTCCACGACCAGGTGTTCTGCTTCACCCCGAAGGGCAAGCTGATCGCGCTGCCGCGTCAGGCGAACGTGATCGACTTCGCTTATGCCGTGCATACCGACGTCGGCAATTCGGCCGTCGGCTGCAAGATCAACGGCAAGTTCGCGCCGCTGTCGTCCGAACTGCAGAACGGCGACGAGGTCGAGGTCCTGACCTCGAAGGCGCAGTCGGCGCCGCCGTCGGCCTGGGAATCGCTTGCGATCACCGGCAAGGCGCGCGCGGCGATCCGGCGCGCGACCCGGACCGCGGTGCGCGACCAATATGCCGGCCTCGGCCGCCGCATCGTCGATCGCCTGTTCGCGCGCGCCAAGATCGAATATGCCGACGACAAGCTGACGGGCGCATTGCCGCGGCTGGCCCGCACCTCGATCGAGGACGTGATGGCTTCCGTCGGACGCGGCGAGCTGAAGGCTTCCGACGTCGCCCGCGCCATGTATCCGGACTACAAGGAAGAACGGCTGGTAAAGTACGGGGCCAAGAAGAGCCTCGCCGTGAAATTGAAGCTGAAGTCGGAGCCGCACCCGGCGCGCTCTACTTCTGTGATTCCGGTACGCGGCATCAATTCGGATTTGCCGGTGAAGTTTGCGCCAAACGGCGGCGCCGTGCCGGGCGACCGCATCGTCGGCATCGTCACGCCGGGTGAGGGGATCACCATCTATCCGATCCAGTCGCCGGCGCTGAAGGATTTCGAGGAGGAGCCGGAGCGCTGGCTCGACGTGCGCTGGGATATCGACGAGACCATGCCGCAGCGCTTCCCGGCGCGGATACTCGTGCACAACGTCAACGAGCCCGGCAGCCTCGCCCAGGTCGCCACCGTGATCGCCGAGCATGACGGCAATATCGACAATATCAGCATGTCGCGCCGCTCGCCCGATTTCACCGAGCTGACCATCGATCTCGAGGTCTATGACCTCAAGCATCTCAGTGCAATTATCGCACAATTGCGCGCCAAGGCCGTCGTCGCCAAGGTTGAGCGGGTCAACGGGTAG
- the rpoZ gene encoding DNA-directed RNA polymerase subunit omega — translation MARVTVEDCIDKVDNRFDLVLLAAHRARMISSGSQLTVDRDNDKNPVVSLREIADSTISPEDLREELVHSLQKFVEVDEPEPDTVPLIGSAGASVDADDTEVAVERMTEEELLKGLEGLAPPEEQPEEDE, via the coding sequence ATGGCGCGCGTCACCGTGGAAGATTGCATTGATAAGGTCGACAACCGGTTCGACCTGGTGTTGCTGGCGGCACATCGCGCCCGGATGATTTCATCCGGATCGCAACTCACGGTTGATAGGGACAACGACAAGAACCCGGTCGTTTCGCTGCGGGAAATCGCCGATTCCACGATTTCCCCGGAAGACCTGCGCGAGGAACTGGTTCATTCGCTGCAGAAATTCGTCGAGGTCGACGAGCCTGAGCCCGATACCGTGCCTTTGATCGGCTCGGCCGGCGCCAGCGTCGATGCCGACGACACCGAGGTCGCGGTCGAGCGCATGACCGAGGAAGAGCTGCTCAAGGGTCTGGAAGGCTTGGCGCCGCCGGAAGAGCAGCCCGAAGAAGACGAGTAA